A stretch of Castanea sativa cultivar Marrone di Chiusa Pesio chromosome 2, ASM4071231v1 DNA encodes these proteins:
- the LOC142623588 gene encoding uncharacterized protein LOC142623588, whose product MASSTAKVSFRMVMVILLLLVLFYVGRPLYWKISATVHDIRHNKQTVKQGLSQIVLEAQKSVGWYHDESDSGFSQDRVATTRRFLSKLF is encoded by the exons ATGGCATCTTCCACCGCCAAGGTTTCGTTCCGCATGGTAATGGTAATCCTCTTACTCCTCGTCCTCTTCTACGTCGGCCGTCCTCTCTACTGGAAAATCTCCGCCACCGTCCACGACATCCGCCACAACAAACAGACCGTCAAACAAG GTCTGTCCCAGATCGTTCTCGAAGCTCAGAAATCTGTCGGGTGGTACCACGACGAGTCCGACTCGGGTTTCAGTCAAGACCGTGTCGCCACGACACGTCGTTTTCTCAGTAAGCTTTtctga